From Rhodothermales bacterium, a single genomic window includes:
- the ccmA gene encoding heme ABC exporter ATP-binding protein CcmA: protein MITRLTTERVGRRFGRRWLFRNVAFELSAGESLAVTGPNGSGKSTLLRILARLLQPTEGEVRLEIDGQAVDQERHPLRTGFVAPYLNVYDGFSARENLDFIASARRMPDRAARIGAVLEQVQLADRADDRVATYSSGMKVRVKYAAALLAYPPLLLLDEPTTNLDARGVGMVRDVMQQHLDRGGLLIVATNNADEARWCARELPVAVP from the coding sequence ATGATAACCCGACTGACCACCGAGCGCGTGGGCCGGCGATTTGGACGCCGCTGGCTGTTCCGCAACGTCGCATTCGAGCTGAGCGCCGGCGAGTCGCTCGCGGTGACGGGCCCCAACGGCTCGGGCAAGTCGACGCTCCTTCGCATCCTGGCCCGGCTGCTGCAGCCCACGGAAGGGGAGGTGCGGCTGGAAATCGACGGGCAGGCGGTCGATCAGGAGCGGCATCCCTTGCGAACGGGTTTCGTGGCCCCGTACCTCAACGTGTACGACGGCTTCTCCGCCCGCGAAAATCTCGATTTCATCGCCTCGGCCCGCCGGATGCCGGACAGGGCGGCGCGCATCGGCGCCGTGCTGGAGCAGGTGCAGCTCGCCGACCGGGCCGATGACCGCGTGGCCACGTACTCCTCGGGTATGAAGGTACGCGTAAAATACGCCGCTGCCCTGCTGGCCTATCCGCCGTTATTGCTGCTCGATGAGCCGACGACCAACCTCGACGCCCGCGGGGTGGGGATGGTCCGCGACGTCATGCAGCAGCACCTCGACCGGGGCGGCTTGCTGATCGTTGCGACCAACAACGCCGACGAAGCCCGCTGGTGCGCCCGCGAGCTGCCCGTCGCCGTACCGTGA
- a CDS encoding phosphoribosyltransferase family protein gives MRAGALHPFHIAAGRALVDLLLPVFCVACGRAARTGALPLCAGCARSMPRADLEAVREQLALLPERAGRPDTAFAMWSFVQDGPLQHLQHALKYGNRPVYGRALGGLMGPSLRDHLASASLDGVVPIPLHRARLIERGYNQSHYLAQGIADALGLPPPMRDLRRARATRTQTRLGLTARWENVADAFVAGNGVAGRRVLVVDDVLTTGATACAAALALREAGAEAVHLATLAYAARG, from the coding sequence ATGCGCGCCGGCGCTCTACATCCTTTTCACATAGCGGCGGGCCGCGCCCTGGTCGACCTCCTGCTACCCGTCTTCTGCGTCGCGTGCGGCCGCGCTGCCCGTACCGGCGCGCTGCCGCTCTGCGCCGGCTGCGCCCGAAGCATGCCCCGCGCCGACCTCGAGGCGGTGCGCGAGCAGCTCGCCCTGTTGCCGGAGCGCGCGGGGCGGCCGGATACCGCGTTCGCCATGTGGTCTTTCGTGCAGGACGGCCCCCTCCAGCACCTGCAGCACGCGCTCAAATACGGCAACCGGCCCGTCTACGGGCGGGCGCTCGGGGGCCTGATGGGTCCGTCCCTGCGCGACCACCTCGCTTCCGCATCGCTCGACGGCGTCGTCCCGATCCCGCTGCACCGCGCCCGGTTGATCGAGCGGGGCTACAACCAGAGCCACTACCTGGCGCAGGGCATCGCCGACGCCCTGGGCCTCCCTCCCCCGATGCGCGACCTGCGGCGCGCGCGCGCCACGCGGACGCAGACGCGACTCGGCCTGACGGCGCGATGGGAAAACGTGGCCGATGCCTTCGTGGCCGGAAACGGCGTCGCCGGCCGGCGCGTGCTCGTGGTCGACGACGTGCTCACGACCGGCGCCACCGCGTGCGCCGCGGCGCTGGCGCTGCGCGAAGCCGGCGCGGAGGCCGTCCACCTTGCGACGCTGGCCTACGCAGCGCGGGGATGA
- a CDS encoding DUF3524 domain-containing protein, whose amino-acid sequence MSETPLNVLAIEPWYSGSHRNFLDGLIRHSRHDFQSLTMSGRFWKWRMHGGAVTMARKARLAIEKGYKPDVIFATDMLNVPAFLALMRPHLGDVPVVMYMHENQLTYPLRPGEERDNTYAYINYMSCLAADRVVFNSQFHHDEFMEALPVLLRAFPDYNHLNGVKEIRRKCSVIHLGMDLRAHDPYRRHLTPRGRAQAHVPVVLWNQRWEYDKNPEAFFRLMNRLDDVDCRFRLILAGEHFEEQPYEFEKAFERYADRILHYGYAEDFAEYSTLLHRADIIVSTAVHEFFGIAIQEAIYCGCHPLLPNRLSYPELIPASLHKPLLHAPTLYQDEEHLFRIMMSILKGEERPLPPETLHEIPERLDWRVHARVFDALLEETASPA is encoded by the coding sequence ATGAGTGAAACGCCCCTCAATGTGCTGGCGATCGAGCCGTGGTACAGCGGATCCCACCGCAATTTTCTGGACGGCCTGATCCGGCACAGCCGGCACGACTTCCAGTCGCTCACCATGTCCGGCCGATTCTGGAAGTGGCGCATGCACGGCGGCGCCGTCACCATGGCGCGCAAGGCCCGCCTGGCGATCGAGAAGGGCTACAAGCCGGATGTCATCTTCGCGACGGACATGCTGAACGTGCCGGCCTTCCTCGCCCTGATGCGCCCCCACCTGGGCGATGTGCCGGTCGTCATGTACATGCACGAGAACCAGCTCACCTACCCGCTGCGGCCCGGCGAGGAACGCGACAACACCTACGCCTACATCAATTACATGTCCTGCCTCGCGGCGGACCGCGTCGTCTTCAACTCCCAGTTTCACCACGACGAGTTCATGGAGGCCCTCCCGGTCCTGCTGCGCGCGTTCCCGGACTACAACCACCTCAACGGGGTCAAGGAAATCCGCCGCAAATGCAGCGTCATCCACCTGGGGATGGACCTGCGGGCGCACGATCCGTACCGCCGGCACCTCACGCCGCGCGGTCGCGCCCAGGCACACGTGCCCGTGGTGCTGTGGAATCAGCGGTGGGAATACGATAAAAACCCCGAAGCCTTCTTCCGGCTGATGAACCGGCTGGACGACGTCGATTGCCGCTTCCGGCTGATTCTCGCCGGCGAGCACTTCGAAGAGCAGCCCTACGAGTTCGAAAAGGCGTTCGAGCGCTACGCGGACCGGATCCTGCACTACGGGTACGCCGAGGACTTCGCCGAGTACAGCACGCTCCTCCACCGCGCCGACATCATCGTGTCGACCGCCGTGCACGAGTTCTTCGGGATCGCGATCCAGGAGGCCATCTATTGCGGCTGCCATCCGCTCCTGCCCAACCGCCTCAGCTACCCCGAACTCATCCCGGCAAGCCTGCACAAGCCCCTCCTGCACGCGCCGACGCTGTATCAGGACGAGGAGCACCTCTTCCGCATCATGATGAGCATCCTCAAGGGAGAGGAGCGCCCCCTTCCTCCGGAGACGCTCCATGAGATCCCCGAGCGGCTCGACTGGCGGGTGCACGCCCGCGTCTTCGATGCCCTGCTGGAAGAAACCGCCTCGCCGGCGTGA
- a CDS encoding glycosyltransferase family 4 protein — translation MPASVRNGKARAPRILMLLENNPYPGDTRVRREAVALVEAGYHVTVIAPRGDGEPPEDRVAGVSVYRYPPPPENKSVIGFAWEFLYSTVAAFWVSLRVWRREGFDAVHAHNPPDTLFVIGLFYRLFGKPFVFDHHDVSPELYMARTGGEGSRFIYGALRFLERCTYASANHVIATNQSFKRLAMERGRRAESDVTIVRNGPLLKDIGAYEPFDALKDSGKTILGYAGVIGIQDGLDYLVRALAHLLHARRRDDFLCIVMGEGDDLPRVRALADELAVASHIQFAGWVEKPTLGRYLTTMDIGLDPDPSNPCNDHCTMIKMSEYMAFGKPIVAFDLPEHRFTAPDSALFVPNNDIALFAEAIERLMDDPEARQRMGDAGLARVRSELAWDFSAPRLIGAYDRLFGAPFGIRKPAPGAAPVLEADHSTRPA, via the coding sequence ATGCCAGCATCTGTCCGTAACGGGAAGGCCCGCGCCCCGCGCATCCTCATGTTGCTCGAAAACAACCCCTATCCTGGCGATACGCGGGTGAGGAGAGAAGCGGTGGCGCTCGTAGAGGCCGGATACCATGTCACCGTGATCGCGCCCCGGGGCGATGGCGAGCCGCCGGAAGACCGCGTCGCCGGCGTCTCGGTGTATCGCTACCCGCCCCCGCCCGAGAACAAGAGCGTGATCGGTTTTGCGTGGGAATTTCTGTATTCAACGGTCGCCGCGTTCTGGGTCTCGCTCCGCGTCTGGCGGCGCGAGGGGTTCGATGCGGTCCATGCCCACAACCCGCCGGACACCCTGTTCGTGATCGGCCTGTTCTACCGGCTCTTCGGCAAGCCCTTCGTGTTCGATCACCACGATGTGTCGCCGGAACTCTACATGGCGCGGACCGGCGGCGAAGGCAGCCGCTTCATCTACGGCGCCTTGCGCTTCCTCGAACGATGCACCTATGCATCGGCCAACCATGTCATCGCGACGAACCAGTCCTTCAAACGCCTCGCGATGGAACGCGGGCGCCGGGCGGAATCGGACGTCACGATCGTCCGGAACGGCCCCTTGCTCAAAGACATCGGCGCGTACGAGCCGTTCGATGCGCTGAAGGACTCGGGCAAGACGATCCTGGGGTATGCCGGCGTGATCGGCATCCAGGACGGCCTGGACTACCTGGTCCGCGCGCTCGCCCACCTTCTGCATGCGCGCCGGCGCGACGACTTCCTCTGCATCGTCATGGGCGAAGGCGACGACCTGCCGCGCGTGCGCGCCCTCGCCGACGAACTCGCGGTGGCGTCGCACATCCAGTTCGCGGGATGGGTCGAAAAACCTACCCTCGGTCGCTATCTCACGACGATGGACATCGGGCTGGACCCCGACCCCTCCAACCCGTGCAACGACCATTGCACGATGATCAAGATGTCCGAATACATGGCGTTCGGCAAACCCATCGTCGCGTTCGACCTGCCCGAACATCGCTTCACCGCGCCGGATTCGGCGCTGTTTGTGCCGAACAACGACATCGCGTTGTTCGCCGAGGCGATCGAGCGGCTGATGGACGACCCGGAGGCGCGGCAACGCATGGGCGACGCCGGCCTGGCGCGCGTCCGGAGCGAACTGGCCTGGGATTTCTCGGCCCCCCGCTTGATCGGGGCCTACGACCGGCTGTTCGGCGCGCCGTTCGGCATCAGGAAGCCGGCGCCCGGTGCCGCCCCCGTCCTGGAAGCCGACCACTCGACCCGGCCGGCATAA
- the icd gene encoding NADP-dependent isocitrate dehydrogenase, with product MSTYKHLKAPAQGEAITKTGDKLNVPDHPIIPFIEGDGTGPDIWRASQVVFDAAVKKAYGTKRKIEWFEVYAGEKAFATFNDWLPQDTLDAIEHYMVAIKGPLTTPVGGGMRSLNVALRQKLDLFACVRPVQYFTGVPSPVRQPELVDMIIFRENTEDIYAGIEYKNGTPENTRLIDFLQKELGVTSIRFPATSGIGIKPISAEGSKRLIRAAIRYAIDEKLPSVTLVHKGNIMKYTEGGFRDWGYELAKEEFGATELDGGPWCKLPNGLIIKDVIADAFLQQILTRPAEYSVIATMNLNGDYISDALAAQVGGIGIAPGANINYDTGMAIFEATHGTAPKYANQDKVNPGSVILSGEMMFRYMGWREAADLIIASLEKTIAQKRVTYDFERLMEKATLLKTSEFAQAMVENM from the coding sequence ATGTCAACCTATAAACACCTCAAGGCGCCCGCTCAGGGAGAGGCCATCACCAAAACCGGCGACAAGCTCAACGTGCCGGATCATCCGATCATTCCGTTTATCGAAGGCGATGGCACGGGTCCCGACATCTGGCGCGCCTCGCAGGTCGTTTTCGACGCGGCGGTCAAGAAGGCGTACGGCACGAAGCGGAAGATCGAATGGTTCGAGGTCTATGCCGGCGAGAAGGCGTTCGCTACGTTCAACGACTGGCTGCCCCAGGATACCCTCGACGCGATCGAGCATTACATGGTCGCCATCAAGGGGCCGCTCACGACGCCCGTCGGCGGGGGCATGCGCTCACTCAACGTGGCGCTCCGCCAGAAGCTGGATCTCTTCGCCTGCGTGCGGCCCGTCCAGTATTTCACGGGCGTCCCCTCCCCGGTGCGCCAGCCCGAACTCGTGGACATGATCATCTTCCGCGAAAACACGGAAGACATCTACGCCGGCATCGAATACAAAAACGGCACGCCGGAGAACACGCGCCTGATCGACTTCCTGCAGAAGGAGCTTGGCGTCACCTCGATCCGCTTTCCCGCCACGAGCGGCATCGGCATCAAGCCGATTTCCGCCGAGGGCTCGAAACGGCTTATCCGCGCGGCCATCCGCTACGCGATCGACGAAAAGCTGCCCAGCGTGACGCTCGTCCACAAGGGCAACATCATGAAGTACACCGAGGGCGGCTTCCGCGACTGGGGCTACGAGCTGGCGAAGGAAGAATTCGGCGCGACAGAGCTGGATGGCGGCCCCTGGTGCAAACTGCCGAACGGCCTCATCATCAAGGACGTGATCGCGGACGCCTTCCTGCAGCAGATTCTCACCCGGCCGGCTGAATATTCGGTCATCGCCACGATGAACCTGAACGGCGACTACATCTCGGACGCCCTCGCCGCGCAGGTTGGCGGCATCGGCATCGCTCCGGGCGCCAACATCAACTACGACACGGGCATGGCCATCTTCGAGGCGACGCACGGCACGGCGCCGAAGTACGCCAATCAGGACAAGGTCAACCCGGGCTCGGTCATCCTCTCCGGCGAGATGATGTTCCGCTACATGGGCTGGCGCGAAGCGGCCGACCTCATCATCGCGTCCCTCGAAAAAACGATCGCCCAGAAACGGGTGACGTACGATTTCGAGCGGCTGATGGAGAAGGCGACGCTGCTCAAGACGAGCGAATTTGCCCAGGCGATGGTCGAAAACATGTAA
- a CDS encoding polyprenol monophosphomannose synthase, whose product MPGRSVVLIPTYNEASNIAGVLDRILALPDPVSILIIDDGSPDGTADIVRSYQARFPDRIGLIERTGKLGLGTAYIAGFRHALEQGFSCICEMDADLSHNPDDLLALIRPVCDGEADLTIGSRYIEGVRVINWPLSRLILSYGAGIYTRMITRLPVQDVTAGFKCYHRRVLEAIDLDAVRSNGYSFQVEMKYRAWRKGFRLREVPIIFTERTEGQSKMSRKIVWEAMRKVWELRLRDLFRRL is encoded by the coding sequence ATGCCCGGACGTTCTGTGGTCCTCATTCCGACGTATAACGAGGCGTCCAATATAGCCGGCGTGCTCGACCGCATTCTCGCGCTGCCTGACCCCGTTTCGATCCTCATCATCGACGACGGGTCTCCGGACGGGACGGCGGACATCGTACGATCCTACCAGGCCCGATTCCCCGATCGCATCGGGCTCATCGAACGCACCGGCAAACTCGGGCTCGGAACGGCCTACATCGCGGGCTTTCGGCACGCGCTCGAACAGGGCTTCTCCTGTATCTGCGAGATGGACGCCGATCTTTCGCACAACCCGGACGACCTGCTGGCGCTCATACGCCCCGTTTGCGACGGCGAGGCCGACCTGACCATCGGGTCGCGGTACATTGAAGGCGTGCGCGTCATCAACTGGCCGCTGAGCCGGCTCATCCTGTCCTACGGCGCCGGCATCTACACCCGGATGATCACCCGCCTGCCGGTCCAGGATGTCACCGCCGGCTTCAAGTGTTACCACCGGCGCGTCCTCGAGGCGATCGACCTCGACGCCGTCCGCTCGAACGGCTACTCGTTCCAGGTGGAAATGAAATACCGCGCCTGGCGCAAGGGCTTCCGGCTGCGGGAGGTGCCGATCATCTTTACGGAACGGACGGAAGGTCAATCGAAGATGAGCCGCAAGATCGTGTGGGAAGCCATGCGCAAGGTCTGGGAACTGCGGCTCCGCGATCTATTCCGCCGTCTTTGA
- a CDS encoding zf-HC2 domain-containing protein: MTLFEKIRSLFSPGLSCEQASAFILDYVEGRMDSGLRARFEAHLDMCPSCAPFLDQYRQTITLVHDDGQIEVPTGLIEHTLHFLREQRAPGAEGATT; this comes from the coding sequence ATGACCTTGTTCGAAAAGATCCGCAGTCTCTTCTCGCCCGGGCTCAGCTGCGAGCAGGCGAGTGCGTTTATCCTCGACTATGTCGAGGGGCGCATGGACTCCGGGCTCCGCGCCCGGTTCGAGGCCCATCTGGACATGTGCCCGAGCTGCGCGCCCTTCCTGGATCAGTACCGCCAGACCATCACGCTCGTCCACGACGACGGCCAGATCGAAGTCCCCACAGGCCTCATCGAGCATACCCTGCACTTCCTCCGCGAACAGCGGGCGCCCGGCGCCGAAGGCGCGACCACCTGA
- a CDS encoding sigma-70 family RNA polymerase sigma factor has protein sequence MDIEAILRGDPQAFELLVQTESPRLFRMIQRIVQDEDEAGSIMQETFLQAYKRLSSFRREAKFTTWLYAIGLNLARASLRKRRRYDTLEEDKMDRLQPTFESGMHTEKYDFWNPQRIAEQRERKELVHNAIAELPPDYRLVITLRDIEEMSTAEVAQVLEISEGAVRVRLHRARLALRTLLDRYFH, from the coding sequence ATGGACATAGAAGCCATCCTGCGGGGGGATCCGCAGGCTTTCGAGCTGCTCGTGCAGACCGAAAGCCCGCGCCTTTTCCGCATGATCCAGCGGATCGTCCAGGATGAGGACGAGGCCGGCAGCATCATGCAGGAAACGTTTCTGCAGGCGTACAAGCGGCTGTCTTCGTTCCGCCGGGAAGCCAAATTCACGACCTGGCTTTATGCCATCGGGTTAAATTTGGCCCGGGCGTCCTTACGGAAACGCCGGCGGTACGATACATTGGAAGAGGACAAGATGGATCGGCTCCAGCCGACCTTCGAGTCCGGGATGCACACGGAAAAGTATGACTTCTGGAATCCCCAACGGATTGCCGAACAACGCGAACGAAAGGAGCTGGTGCACAACGCCATCGCGGAACTCCCCCCCGACTACAGGCTCGTCATCACCCTTCGTGATATAGAAGAAATGTCCACGGCGGAAGTCGCCCAGGTCCTCGAGATCAGCGAAGGCGCGGTACGGGTTCGCCTGCACCGCGCCCGGCTCGCCCTGCGCACGCTGCTCGACCGCTATTTCCATTAG
- the pdhA gene encoding pyruvate dehydrogenase (acetyl-transferring) E1 component subunit alpha, with protein sequence MASDSDKKTTKQTGSRSNGKRTPARKKTSAPAAKVNGYSVDFADAPDMHISFNTYQPGVYTHKELGLSTQQVIDMYRNMLLQRRFEERAAQMYGKQKIGGFLHLYIGQEAIATGTAYAMRIGEDQVITAYRDHGLGLALGMDPDACMAELFGKIGGCSRGKGGSMHYFSAELKMMGGHGIVGAHIPVGTGLAFANKYKGEDTVCLTFFGDGAVHQGAFHEAANLAGLYGLPVIFVIENNHYAMGTAVNRAAAEPDLYKQALSYNIPSSLVNGMDVFAVYKAMQEHIALARTGKPSLMEIRTYRYRGHSMSDPQKYRTKEEMDAKKDEDPIIRLKSYIIEHKLSSNDALDTIDEEVNAQVLASVEFAENSPFPDLETIYQDIYTQSDYPFTT encoded by the coding sequence ATGGCAAGCGATAGCGATAAAAAGACGACCAAGCAGACCGGCTCCCGCTCTAATGGAAAGCGGACGCCCGCGCGGAAAAAAACGAGCGCCCCGGCTGCAAAAGTGAACGGCTACAGCGTGGATTTCGCCGACGCGCCGGACATGCACATCTCGTTCAACACCTACCAGCCCGGCGTCTACACGCACAAGGAGCTGGGGCTGAGCACGCAGCAGGTGATCGACATGTACCGGAATATGCTGCTCCAGCGTCGTTTCGAGGAGCGGGCCGCCCAGATGTACGGCAAACAGAAGATCGGGGGCTTTCTCCATCTTTACATCGGGCAGGAAGCCATCGCGACCGGCACCGCGTACGCCATGCGCATCGGCGAGGACCAGGTGATCACCGCCTACCGGGATCACGGGCTGGGTCTGGCGCTGGGCATGGATCCCGACGCCTGCATGGCCGAACTCTTTGGTAAAATCGGCGGATGCTCGCGTGGCAAGGGCGGCTCGATGCACTACTTCAGCGCCGAGCTGAAAATGATGGGCGGCCACGGCATCGTCGGCGCGCACATTCCGGTCGGCACCGGGCTCGCCTTCGCAAACAAGTACAAGGGCGAAGACACCGTATGCCTCACCTTCTTCGGTGACGGCGCCGTGCACCAGGGGGCCTTCCACGAGGCGGCCAACCTGGCCGGCCTCTACGGCTTGCCCGTGATTTTCGTCATCGAGAACAACCACTACGCGATGGGCACGGCCGTGAACCGGGCGGCTGCCGAGCCGGATCTCTACAAGCAGGCCCTCAGCTACAACATTCCCAGCTCGCTGGTCAACGGCATGGATGTCTTCGCCGTGTACAAGGCCATGCAGGAGCATATCGCCCTGGCGCGCACCGGCAAGCCGTCCCTCATGGAGATTCGCACGTACCGCTATCGCGGCCACTCCATGAGCGATCCGCAGAAGTACCGCACGAAGGAAGAGATGGACGCCAAGAAGGATGAGGATCCGATCATCCGGCTGAAGAGCTACATCATCGAGCACAAGCTGTCGAGCAACGACGCGCTCGATACGATCGATGAAGAAGTGAACGCCCAGGTCCTCGCATCGGTCGAGTTCGCCGAGAACAGTCCGTTCCCCGATCTCGAAACGATCTATCAGGACATCTACACCCAGTCGGATTATCCCTTCACCACCTGA
- a CDS encoding pyruvate dehydrogenase complex E1 component subunit beta yields MAELQLREAIRAAMIEEMERDETVFLMGEEVAQYDGAYKVSEGMLERFGAKRVIDTPIAENGFAGLGIGAAMNGLRPIIEFMTFNFSMVSMDQIINNAAKIRYMSGGQFSFPIVFRGPNGAAGQLAATHNTSFESIFSTIPGLKIVSISNPDDAKGLLKSAIRDNDPVLFMESEVMYGMRGEVSDASDYLIPLGKARVARQGTDVTIVAHNKSYWVAMKAAEMLEKDGFSAEVIDPRTIRPLDIETILTSVRKTNRCVIVDESNPFASIASEIGFQIQRDAFDYLDAPVLRVTAKDVPAPYAKNLIEFYMPSAEDTYKACRQVMYR; encoded by the coding sequence ATGGCAGAATTGCAACTTCGTGAGGCCATCCGCGCCGCAATGATCGAAGAAATGGAACGCGACGAAACGGTGTTCCTCATGGGTGAGGAAGTCGCGCAGTACGACGGCGCCTATAAAGTGAGCGAGGGCATGCTCGAACGCTTCGGGGCCAAGCGCGTGATCGACACGCCGATCGCGGAAAACGGCTTCGCCGGCCTGGGCATCGGCGCCGCCATGAACGGGCTCCGCCCCATCATCGAGTTCATGACGTTCAACTTCTCGATGGTGTCGATGGACCAGATCATCAACAACGCCGCGAAGATCCGCTACATGTCCGGCGGTCAGTTTTCGTTTCCGATCGTGTTTCGCGGCCCGAACGGCGCCGCCGGCCAGCTGGCCGCGACGCACAACACGTCGTTCGAATCCATTTTTTCGACCATCCCGGGGCTGAAAATCGTATCGATTTCGAATCCCGACGATGCGAAAGGCCTCCTGAAGTCGGCCATCCGCGACAACGATCCAGTGCTCTTCATGGAGAGCGAGGTCATGTACGGCATGCGCGGCGAAGTGTCCGACGCGTCCGACTACCTGATTCCCCTCGGCAAGGCGCGTGTCGCCCGCCAGGGCACGGATGTGACGATCGTGGCCCACAACAAGAGCTACTGGGTGGCCATGAAGGCGGCCGAGATGCTGGAAAAAGACGGGTTCAGCGCGGAGGTCATCGATCCGCGCACCATTCGTCCGCTCGATATCGAGACCATCCTCACCTCGGTGCGGAAGACGAATCGCTGCGTCATCGTCGACGAGAGCAATCCGTTCGCGAGCATCGCCTCTGAAATCGGTTTCCAGATCCAGCGCGATGCGTTCGACTATCTCGACGCGCCGGTCCTGCGGGTGACGGCCAAGGATGTGCCGGCCCCGTATGCGAAGAACCTGATCGAGTTCTACATGCCGAGCGCAGAGGATACGTACAAGGCCTGCCGGCAAGTGATGTATCGATAA
- a CDS encoding pyruvate dehydrogenase complex dihydrolipoamide acetyltransferase → MAIPVEMPKMSDTMEEGVLVAWLAEEGASVSAGDVIAQVETDKATMDLEVYDNGVLLKRMVAEGDAVPIGALIAVLGKQGEDISAILSKYNGTAAAAPAPAQAEPAASAPAANGVAKAAATEAEGRVKASPLAKKLASSHGIDLGAIQGSGPEGRIVRRDIEAMVTTEPAAAPAERPAPQPASAPAASAPSAAPASGASYEAIKLSQMRKTITRRLAGSKFTAPHFYLTVDVAMENATAFRNQLNELAAAQNRSKVSFNDLVSKACALALRQHPYVNASYMEAEGEIRLHKVANIAVAVAVDEGLITPVIRNVDQKGLSQIAEETRSLAERGRDRKLQPEDYEGSTFTTSNLGMFGIEEFTAIINPPNACILAIGAIRDEAVVKNGEVVAGKRMKITLSCDHRVVDGATGAQFLNTVKQYLEEPMNLLL, encoded by the coding sequence ATGGCCATACCCGTTGAAATGCCGAAAATGAGCGATACGATGGAGGAGGGTGTCCTCGTCGCGTGGCTCGCAGAAGAAGGTGCCAGTGTGTCGGCCGGCGACGTGATCGCCCAGGTGGAGACCGACAAGGCCACGATGGATCTGGAAGTGTATGACAATGGGGTCTTGCTGAAGCGCATGGTGGCTGAGGGCGACGCGGTGCCGATCGGGGCGCTGATCGCCGTGCTCGGCAAACAGGGAGAAGATATTTCGGCCATTCTGTCCAAGTACAACGGCACCGCCGCCGCCGCGCCGGCCCCGGCGCAGGCCGAGCCGGCAGCGAGCGCGCCCGCCGCGAACGGCGTCGCCAAAGCCGCGGCGACCGAGGCGGAAGGCCGCGTCAAGGCCTCGCCTCTGGCCAAAAAACTCGCCAGCTCGCACGGGATCGACCTGGGCGCCATCCAGGGCTCGGGCCCCGAAGGCCGCATCGTTCGTCGCGACATCGAGGCGATGGTGACGACCGAGCCGGCCGCCGCGCCCGCCGAGCGCCCGGCTCCGCAGCCGGCCAGCGCCCCGGCAGCTTCCGCGCCGAGCGCCGCGCCGGCGTCCGGAGCCTCCTACGAGGCCATCAAGCTGTCGCAGATGCGCAAAACGATCACGCGCCGGCTTGCCGGAAGCAAGTTCACCGCGCCGCACTTCTACCTCACGGTGGACGTGGCGATGGAAAACGCGACCGCCTTCCGCAACCAGCTCAACGAACTGGCGGCCGCGCAGAACCGGAGCAAGGTGTCGTTCAACGACCTGGTTTCGAAAGCCTGCGCGCTCGCGCTGCGCCAGCATCCGTACGTGAACGCGTCCTACATGGAGGCGGAAGGCGAGATTCGGCTGCACAAGGTGGCGAACATCGCCGTCGCTGTCGCGGTCGACGAAGGCCTCATCACGCCCGTGATTCGCAACGTCGACCAGAAAGGGCTGTCCCAGATCGCCGAAGAGACGCGGTCGCTCGCGGAACGGGGGCGCGACCGGAAGCTTCAGCCGGAAGATTACGAGGGGTCGACGTTCACGACGAGCAACCTCGGCATGTTCGGCATCGAGGAGTTCACGGCGATCATCAACCCCCCGAACGCGTGCATCCTCGCGATCGGCGCCATTCGGGACGAGGCCGTGGTGAAAAACGGCGAAGTCGTCGCCGGCAAGCGGATGAAAATCACCCTTTCGTGCGACCACCGCGTGGTCGACGGGGCCACGGGCGCCCAGTTCCTCAATACCGTCAAGCAGTATCTCGAGGAGCCGATGAACCTCCTCCTCTAG